In Paenibacillus sp. J23TS9, a single genomic region encodes these proteins:
- a CDS encoding GNAT family N-acetyltransferase produces MNERNEWLARKLVHADSDMMFAGVVAGNNPGQVWADNELNPSSAIVWSSGLGGFNFMGSAGNTYFNQSIETFIDHEIIPFLSNKNIHSFEFSVDTYDWFPTIYQAIGNRKIEESFQYVYKSSTNKNDYLYTDIPPSYMIAEIDDAFYRELNNGGIKNAEFLVNYIEQYWGTFNNYLGKGYGYAALTENKEIVSIAVSSFIFNSTHAIGVETQETYKRQGLSSSLVQLLLKKFNENNTTAWWDCMESNMASQKTAEKAGLFKAHRYKINWFNF; encoded by the coding sequence ATGAACGAAAGAAACGAATGGTTGGCCCGTAAATTGGTTCATGCCGACAGTGATATGATGTTTGCAGGCGTCGTTGCTGGTAATAATCCAGGGCAAGTGTGGGCAGATAACGAATTAAATCCATCATCCGCGATCGTATGGTCTAGTGGGCTTGGAGGTTTCAATTTTATGGGGAGTGCTGGAAACACTTACTTTAATCAATCAATAGAAACATTCATTGATCATGAAATAATTCCCTTCTTAAGTAATAAAAATATACATAGTTTTGAGTTCTCAGTGGATACATATGACTGGTTTCCTACAATATATCAAGCTATCGGAAACCGAAAAATAGAAGAAAGTTTCCAGTATGTCTATAAATCAAGTACGAATAAAAATGATTATCTCTACACAGATATTCCACCATCTTATATGATCGCGGAGATTGATGACGCCTTTTATCGTGAACTGAATAATGGCGGAATCAAAAATGCGGAATTTTTGGTGAATTACATTGAACAATATTGGGGCACATTCAATAATTATTTAGGGAAAGGCTATGGTTATGCTGCACTCACGGAGAATAAAGAGATCGTAAGTATAGCTGTTTCCTCATTCATTTTTAATTCCACACATGCAATTGGGGTTGAAACACAAGAAACGTATAAAAGACAAGGGCTGTCTAGTTCACTTGTGCAGTTATTATTAAAAAAATTCAATGAAAACAACACTACAGCTTGGTGGGACTGCATGGAGAGCAATATGGCTTCGCAAAAAACAGCTGAGAAGGCAGGTTTATTTAAAGCACATCGCTACAAAATAAATTGGTTTAATTTTTAG
- a CDS encoding DUF1801 domain-containing protein, with protein sequence MDPVNENKAAYGTIDEYISAFSPEIQDTLQTMRQVIQESAPEAKEKISYQMPTFELHGNLVHFAAFKKHIGFYPAPDGVEEFQEELTEYQTSKGAIQFPFDKPVPYELIRRIVKFRAARNVEKAESKTITKKKK encoded by the coding sequence ATGGACCCCGTGAATGAAAATAAAGCTGCTTATGGAACGATTGACGAGTATATCTCCGCGTTTTCTCCTGAAATTCAGGATACTCTTCAAACAATGAGACAAGTCATTCAAGAATCGGCACCGGAGGCGAAGGAAAAGATTAGCTATCAGATGCCTACCTTTGAACTTCATGGGAATCTCGTCCACTTTGCGGCATTTAAGAAACACATCGGTTTCTATCCGGCTCCGGATGGAGTCGAGGAATTTCAAGAAGAATTAACAGAATACCAGACGTCAAAAGGGGCCATTCAATTTCCATTCGATAAGCCGGTGCCTTATGAATTGATACGCAGAATTGTTAAATTCAGAGCTGCGCGCAACGTTGAAAAAGCCGAAAGTAAAACGATAACAAAAAAGAAAAAATAA